The following coding sequences lie in one Pseudoxanthomonas sp. SE1 genomic window:
- a CDS encoding replication initiation factor domain-containing protein, translating into MADGTGTGLPASNRGVSEFRKSARPISVGIDWLAASVDLSAVLDEQGYEGNRGDLCADLAGEGVQARAVAEMVACHFFAGCGIRVADVAGKGRFYKQRVSLRDADDNHVGLIEMGGPHTIRQDGIYTARIELTGDGCRLYVGAAGSGHAKRWLELRAKLESCAGRLTRVDVAADDLDGEFPLTWAMQIWEAGEFDNRGQRPKARHINDFGSGDGQTFYVGSVSSEKQMRVYEKGKEQGDPESPWVRYEAQFSASRRKELPLDMLRDPAGYLLGAYPVLRFINALASRIDVTDAAMAATWKSARRHLRRQYGATLTFICKNTPSDEALARVIRTLTSPKLPAWASKQAAESWPEIVAINAGAEQ; encoded by the coding sequence ATGGCTGACGGGACCGGGACGGGACTCCCCGCGTCTAACAGGGGAGTCAGTGAATTCAGGAAGTCCGCGCGGCCTATCTCGGTCGGAATCGACTGGCTTGCCGCCTCTGTCGATCTGAGCGCGGTGCTTGATGAGCAGGGCTACGAAGGCAACCGAGGCGACTTGTGCGCCGATCTGGCAGGGGAGGGCGTGCAGGCCCGGGCCGTTGCCGAGATGGTGGCGTGTCACTTCTTCGCCGGGTGCGGCATCCGCGTCGCTGACGTGGCAGGGAAGGGCAGGTTCTACAAGCAGCGCGTGAGCCTGCGCGATGCTGACGACAACCATGTCGGCCTGATCGAAATGGGTGGGCCTCACACGATCCGGCAAGACGGCATCTACACCGCACGCATTGAGCTAACCGGTGACGGCTGCCGACTGTACGTAGGCGCGGCGGGCTCCGGCCATGCGAAGCGGTGGCTGGAGCTTCGAGCAAAGCTCGAAAGCTGCGCCGGAAGATTGACCCGTGTGGACGTTGCTGCCGACGACCTCGACGGGGAGTTCCCGCTCACCTGGGCGATGCAGATTTGGGAAGCGGGCGAGTTCGACAACCGGGGCCAGCGTCCCAAAGCACGCCACATCAACGACTTCGGCAGTGGCGACGGCCAGACCTTCTACGTGGGATCGGTGTCCAGTGAAAAGCAGATGCGCGTGTATGAGAAGGGCAAAGAACAGGGCGACCCAGAAAGCCCGTGGGTCCGCTACGAGGCTCAGTTTAGCGCTAGCCGGCGTAAGGAATTGCCCCTCGACATGCTGCGCGATCCTGCGGGCTATTTGCTCGGAGCGTACCCCGTTCTCCGATTCATCAACGCGCTCGCGTCGCGCATTGATGTGACCGATGCCGCAATGGCTGCGACGTGGAAGAGCGCACGCCGTCACCTGCGTCGCCAGTACGGCGCAACGCTGACCTTCATCTGCAAGAACACACCCAGCGACGAAGCATTGGCGCGGGTTATCCGAACACTCACGTCGCCAAAGCTGCCGGCGTGGGCGAGTAAGCAAGCAGCTGAATCATGGCCCGAGATAGTGGCCATCAACGCAGGAGCAGAGCAATGA
- a CDS encoding SseB family protein, producing MKQPSRPRGRGTTSAEAALEASFERARDSAAEERAFFKRLMDAIVYVHAPVSDDARTLRLVQFRHPDGFDAIPFFTSLDKAQAASSAAVRILGVSGRELLTGTRGATLMLNPNDGGVVLYPEEVATLLDTGFLARVERLSPAEFAVRPAPAAPAWLAPAISASLEHADFVSSAYLLETHSSGGVEQPPGLLIWLVVDLAFAERAARLVTTAIQPLCSNLDVIIDLAVHDVSQPLPAGLDDPQILPIFTRIKST from the coding sequence ATGAAGCAACCGAGCAGGCCGCGTGGAAGAGGGACTACGTCTGCGGAGGCAGCGCTGGAGGCTTCCTTTGAACGGGCCCGCGACAGCGCAGCCGAGGAACGCGCATTCTTCAAGCGACTGATGGATGCGATCGTGTACGTGCATGCGCCCGTCTCGGACGACGCGCGGACACTGCGGCTAGTCCAGTTCCGCCATCCTGACGGTTTCGACGCGATCCCTTTCTTTACCTCGCTCGACAAGGCGCAGGCGGCCAGCTCGGCTGCTGTCAGAATTCTGGGAGTTTCAGGCCGTGAGCTGCTAACCGGTACTCGCGGCGCGACGTTGATGCTCAATCCCAACGACGGCGGCGTTGTCCTGTACCCGGAAGAGGTTGCGACATTGTTGGATACGGGCTTTCTGGCCAGGGTAGAACGGCTGTCGCCGGCTGAGTTCGCGGTAAGACCTGCCCCGGCGGCACCGGCTTGGCTCGCTCCGGCCATCAGCGCCAGCCTTGAGCACGCCGACTTCGTCTCGTCGGCTTATCTCCTGGAAACTCACTCGTCAGGAGGCGTCGAACAGCCTCCCGGTCTGTTGATCTGGCTGGTGGTCGACCTGGCTTTCGCCGAGCGGGCCGCTCGTCTGGTGACCACCGCCATACAGCCCTTATGCTCAAATTTGGACGTCATCATCGACTTGGCGGTCCACGACGTATCGCAGCCTTTGCCGGCGGGCCTGGATGATCCCCAGATCCTGCCCATATTCACGAGAATCAAGTCAACTTGA
- a CDS encoding BPSL0761 family protein, with translation MTMPSERTRNVLQAGAFLRQLAASQAVPKEVRQEAYRLLRHYPTVSDIEAIAEHEERLRALTQSAFVRPYLSTEIEADWFSGYPLGPHRI, from the coding sequence ATGACGATGCCATCTGAGCGCACCCGCAATGTGCTGCAGGCAGGCGCGTTCCTCAGGCAGCTAGCCGCCAGCCAAGCCGTGCCCAAAGAGGTGCGGCAAGAGGCATACCGACTGCTGCGGCACTATCCAACGGTCAGCGACATTGAGGCGATTGCTGAGCACGAAGAGCGGCTGCGAGCGCTGACCCAGTCGGCCTTCGTACGACCCTACTTGAGCACCGAGATCGAGGCGGACTGGTTCTCCGGATACCCGCTTGGCCCTCATCGCATCTGA
- a CDS encoding thioredoxin domain-containing protein, with protein sequence MYPHVKQLLAAHPKDVRLVIRYVPFHGQVSKEAIGVLEAAREQKKFEPVLETLMRNQPVWASHGAPDPKKVWEFAVAVGLDRARAQRYLATGAVETLIKRDVAAVEAADIRGTPTFFVNGKLLSELGPQQLSALVAAELQRTRKKP encoded by the coding sequence ATGTATCCCCACGTGAAGCAACTGCTGGCCGCCCATCCTAAGGACGTGCGTCTGGTGATCCGCTATGTGCCCTTCCATGGACAGGTCTCCAAGGAAGCCATTGGTGTGCTGGAAGCGGCCCGGGAACAGAAGAAGTTCGAGCCGGTGCTGGAGACCTTGATGAGAAACCAGCCTGTGTGGGCCAGCCATGGCGCGCCGGATCCGAAAAAGGTATGGGAGTTTGCTGTCGCCGTCGGTTTGGACCGTGCGCGTGCACAGCGTTATCTGGCGACCGGGGCGGTCGAGACCCTGATCAAACGCGATGTGGCCGCTGTGGAAGCGGCCGACATTCGTGGCACGCCAACGTTCTTCGTCAACGGCAAGCTGCTATCCGAACTGGGTCCTCAGCAATTGAGCGCGCTCGTGGCAGCCGAGCTCCAGCGCACCCGAAAGAAGCCCTGA
- a CDS encoding heavy metal translocating P-type ATPase, whose protein sequence is MDTSLGKLRLDIPVVLPHVRDAADACIERLQSELLARPGVDRVHIRPAEGEGLGQLCVHFDPQVMSLARIRELTQAAGARVTESFGHLTWTVTGIGHERRARTVAEQMSSVFGVLEARASSAGTVYLEFEREKIDESGLEASLKRMGVTRVVTGKPSQHEDHAGHAHDGKQGEHGEEKHDHDHTGGLLGPNTELIFALTCGALLLVGFLIEKFAASLPGWLPTACYIGAYVFGGAYTLREAYDNLKLKRFEIDTLMLVAAAGAAALGSWAEGALLLFLFSLGHALEHYAMGRAKRAIEALAELAPDTAIVIRGESTTEIPVGDLQLGDRVLVRPNERLPADGFLLKGNSSINQAPVTGESIPVDKRPVEDAALARSRPDSVDAASRVFAGTINGAGAIEVEVTKRAEDSALARVVKMVSEAETRKSATQRFTDRFERIFVPAVLALAFLLLFAWVVVDEPFRDSFYRAMAVLVAASPCALAIATPSAVLSGIARAARGGVLIKGGAPLEDLGSLKAMAFDKTGTLTEGRPRITDVVAVDGASETELLQVAVAVESLSDHPLAAAIARDGRSRLDRGKLPTASDLENLIGRGVKARLGDQPVWIGKAEMFGADGVPALGAAAAAAIAALREQGRTTMVVRLGDRELGAIGLMDTPREAAKQALMRLKAMGIERMIMISGDHQKVAQAVAKEVGLDEAWGDLMPEDKVEAIRKLRDQDKVAMVGDGVNDAPAMANATVGIAMGAAGSDVALETADVALMADDLKHLPFAVGLSRHTRGIIRQNVFVSLGIVAFLVPATIFGLGIGPAVAVHEGSTLLVVFNALRLLAYKDRS, encoded by the coding sequence ATGGATACCTCCCTTGGCAAGTTGCGCCTGGACATTCCCGTTGTGCTTCCCCACGTGCGAGATGCCGCCGATGCGTGCATCGAGCGCCTGCAGAGCGAACTGCTCGCACGCCCCGGTGTGGATCGCGTCCACATTCGACCTGCCGAAGGGGAGGGGCTGGGCCAGCTATGCGTGCACTTCGATCCGCAGGTGATGTCGCTGGCCCGCATTCGCGAGCTGACACAGGCCGCGGGCGCACGCGTCACCGAAAGCTTCGGTCACCTCACCTGGACGGTCACCGGCATCGGACATGAGCGACGCGCCCGCACTGTGGCCGAACAGATGAGCTCGGTGTTCGGCGTGCTGGAAGCCCGCGCCAGCTCGGCCGGCACGGTGTACCTGGAGTTCGAGCGCGAGAAGATCGACGAGAGCGGGTTGGAGGCCTCTCTCAAGCGCATGGGCGTTACACGCGTGGTGACGGGCAAGCCGTCCCAGCACGAGGATCATGCCGGTCATGCGCATGACGGCAAACAAGGGGAGCACGGAGAGGAGAAGCACGACCACGACCACACCGGCGGCCTGCTCGGCCCCAACACCGAGCTGATCTTCGCCCTGACCTGTGGTGCGTTGCTGCTGGTGGGCTTTCTGATCGAGAAGTTCGCCGCTTCATTGCCGGGGTGGTTGCCCACAGCCTGCTATATCGGTGCGTATGTCTTTGGCGGCGCCTACACGCTGCGCGAGGCCTACGACAACCTCAAGCTCAAGCGCTTTGAAATCGACACCTTGATGCTGGTCGCCGCCGCCGGCGCCGCCGCGCTGGGCTCCTGGGCCGAAGGTGCGTTGCTGCTATTCCTTTTCAGCTTGGGTCATGCGCTGGAGCACTACGCGATGGGACGCGCCAAGCGCGCCATCGAGGCGCTGGCCGAGCTCGCGCCGGATACGGCGATCGTCATCCGCGGCGAGTCCACCACCGAGATTCCGGTCGGCGACCTCCAGCTCGGTGATCGGGTACTGGTGCGTCCCAACGAGCGCCTGCCGGCCGATGGATTCCTGCTGAAGGGCAACTCTAGCATCAACCAGGCACCGGTGACCGGCGAGTCCATCCCGGTGGACAAGCGGCCGGTGGAAGATGCCGCGCTGGCACGAAGCAGGCCCGACAGCGTCGATGCGGCCAGTCGGGTCTTCGCAGGCACCATCAATGGGGCCGGTGCGATCGAAGTGGAAGTGACCAAGCGCGCCGAGGACTCCGCGCTGGCGCGGGTGGTGAAGATGGTGAGCGAGGCCGAGACACGCAAGTCGGCCACCCAGCGCTTCACCGATCGCTTCGAGCGGATCTTCGTACCTGCGGTACTGGCGCTGGCGTTCCTGCTGCTGTTTGCCTGGGTGGTGGTGGATGAGCCGTTCCGCGACAGCTTCTATCGCGCCATGGCCGTGCTGGTGGCCGCCAGTCCGTGCGCGTTGGCCATCGCCACCCCGAGCGCGGTCCTGTCCGGTATCGCCCGCGCGGCGCGTGGGGGCGTGCTGATCAAGGGCGGCGCGCCGCTGGAGGATCTGGGTTCGTTGAAGGCGATGGCCTTCGACAAGACCGGCACCCTGACCGAAGGGCGCCCGCGCATCACCGATGTGGTGGCGGTTGACGGGGCGTCGGAGACCGAGCTGCTGCAGGTAGCGGTCGCGGTGGAGTCGCTGAGCGATCATCCGTTGGCCGCCGCGATCGCGCGTGATGGTCGCAGCCGATTGGATAGAGGCAAGTTGCCAACGGCCTCGGACTTGGAAAACCTGATCGGCCGCGGCGTCAAAGCCCGTCTGGGCGATCAGCCGGTATGGATCGGCAAGGCCGAGATGTTCGGCGCGGACGGGGTTCCCGCCCTGGGTGCCGCCGCGGCAGCGGCCATCGCCGCGTTGCGCGAGCAGGGCAGGACGACCATGGTCGTGCGGTTGGGCGATCGGGAGCTCGGCGCGATCGGCTTGATGGACACGCCACGCGAGGCGGCCAAGCAGGCGCTGATGCGCCTGAAGGCCATGGGCATCGAGCGCATGATCATGATCTCCGGCGATCACCAGAAGGTGGCCCAGGCCGTGGCCAAGGAGGTCGGCCTGGACGAGGCGTGGGGCGACCTGATGCCCGAAGACAAGGTCGAGGCGATCCGCAAGCTGCGCGATCAGGACAAGGTCGCCATGGTTGGCGACGGCGTCAACGATGCGCCTGCGATGGCCAATGCCACCGTCGGCATCGCCATGGGCGCGGCCGGCTCGGACGTGGCCCTGGAAACGGCCGATGTGGCATTGATGGCCGATGACCTGAAGCACCTGCCATTCGCCGTGGGTTTAAGTCGTCACACGCGCGGCATCATCCGGCAGAACGTCTTCGTCAGCCTCGGCATCGTCGCCTTCCTGGTGCCGGCCACAATTTTCGGGCTCGGCATCGGTCCGGCGGTGGCCGTGCACGAAGGCTCCACACTCTTGGTGGTCTTCAACGCACTGCGTCTGTTGGCCTATAAGGACAGGTCCTAG
- a CDS encoding TolC family protein, with the protein MWLRLAACAAFLVVPVAYAQTGTAPSSTLSLDDAIARVATTHPDLRIFDGRRQVLDANLASAALKPPMTLGATIENTLGTGNYRGFSEAELTVTLAGVIERGGKLNARQALALANIDTLAPQREMARLDLLAETAQRYLAVTAATKRKSIAELDIVQRRRAVDAARTRLTAGASPESVVLTAQAALATAELDRDRAIADEAATRQNLAALWNERTPSFTVAAGNPLVLPELQSFNALSDYLQNTPELAELAGVERVREAQLRLARTQATPDLQWQAGGRYNRSTSDVGFMAGISIPLGSARRAAPGIRAAEAELAMTPIERESLRIDLYSALTNAYGNYSTARLEVGRLRTDVIPRLEKAEKAAEYAWKAGAISYLEWSQLQAQRVEASVRQLQVAVDAQAALIEIQRLTGQPIVASGTTTP; encoded by the coding sequence ATGTGGTTGCGACTGGCAGCGTGCGCTGCCTTTTTGGTCGTGCCCGTTGCGTACGCGCAGACGGGGACGGCGCCCTCTTCTACCCTTTCGTTGGACGACGCCATTGCGCGCGTTGCCACGACACACCCTGACCTGCGCATCTTCGACGGACGTCGTCAGGTCCTGGATGCCAACTTGGCATCGGCGGCCCTCAAGCCCCCGATGACCCTCGGCGCAACCATCGAAAACACGCTCGGCACCGGCAACTATCGCGGTTTCAGCGAGGCCGAGCTCACGGTCACCCTGGCTGGGGTGATCGAGCGCGGCGGCAAGCTCAACGCCCGGCAAGCCCTGGCGCTGGCTAACATTGATACGTTGGCGCCGCAGCGTGAGATGGCAAGGCTGGACCTGCTGGCCGAGACGGCGCAGCGTTATCTGGCGGTCACCGCGGCGACCAAGCGCAAGAGCATCGCCGAGTTGGACATTGTTCAACGTAGGCGCGCTGTCGATGCAGCACGTACCCGCCTGACCGCAGGTGCGTCACCTGAGTCCGTCGTGCTCACCGCACAGGCGGCCTTGGCCACGGCCGAGCTGGATCGGGATCGTGCCATTGCCGATGAAGCGGCCACGCGCCAGAACCTGGCGGCCCTGTGGAATGAGCGCACGCCCAGCTTCACCGTGGCCGCGGGCAATCCTTTGGTGCTGCCGGAACTGCAGAGCTTCAATGCACTGAGTGACTACCTGCAGAACACGCCCGAGCTTGCTGAGTTGGCGGGCGTGGAGCGTGTGCGTGAGGCCCAGCTACGTCTGGCTCGTACGCAAGCTACGCCTGATCTGCAGTGGCAGGCCGGTGGACGCTACAACCGATCTACGAGTGATGTGGGGTTCATGGCCGGCATCAGCATTCCGCTGGGGTCGGCACGCCGTGCCGCACCGGGCATCCGGGCGGCTGAAGCCGAACTGGCCATGACGCCGATCGAACGCGAGTCCCTGCGTATCGATCTGTACTCCGCGCTCACCAACGCCTACGGCAATTACTCCACGGCACGGTTGGAAGTCGGTCGCCTGCGTACCGACGTGATCCCGCGCTTGGAGAAGGCTGAGAAGGCCGCCGAGTACGCGTGGAAAGCCGGTGCGATCAGCTATCTGGAGTGGTCGCAGCTGCAGGCGCAACGCGTGGAAGCCAGCGTGCGCCAGCTGCAAGTGGCCGTCGATGCACAAGCTGCCCTGATCGAGATCCAGCGCCTGACCGGGCAGCCGATCGTCGCCAGCGGCACCACCACTCCATAA
- a CDS encoding efflux RND transporter periplasmic adaptor subunit, translated as MKNVAKIAAPTLLLGAVLMLAACGGSKDATEEKTAPAKEASAEGDDHGAEGEAGHEEGEAGHGEEAGGHEEEGAEKTTIPQEEADKSGVKVAKVSEGAIKNELEVQGVLTPMEGGVAQVTARYPGVVRTLRANVGDTVRQGQALAVVHSNLSLTTYTITAPISGVVLSRQGSVGGVAAEGQPLFEIGDLSKVWVDLHVFGADAQYLRPGVAVTVSRLYDNVSATTTIERVLPSTSTASQSLVARAALPNEDGFWRPGTAVKAQITMSTSDAGVVIPQSAIQSMDGKDVVFVRDGDTYTARPVKLGDRDSTQVAVLEGVKAGEDIVVTQSYLVKADIEKSGATHAH; from the coding sequence ATGAAGAACGTTGCAAAGATTGCAGCTCCGACGTTGCTGCTGGGCGCTGTCCTGATGCTGGCCGCTTGCGGTGGTTCCAAGGACGCCACGGAAGAGAAAACGGCGCCTGCCAAAGAGGCCAGCGCTGAGGGTGACGATCACGGCGCCGAAGGCGAAGCCGGGCACGAGGAAGGGGAAGCTGGCCACGGTGAGGAAGCCGGCGGTCATGAAGAAGAAGGTGCCGAGAAGACCACGATCCCGCAGGAAGAAGCTGACAAGAGTGGCGTGAAAGTGGCCAAAGTCAGTGAGGGTGCCATCAAGAACGAACTGGAAGTCCAAGGCGTGCTGACGCCGATGGAAGGCGGCGTGGCCCAGGTCACTGCGCGCTACCCCGGCGTGGTGCGTACCCTGCGCGCCAATGTGGGCGATACCGTGCGTCAAGGCCAGGCGCTGGCCGTGGTGCACAGCAATCTGAGCCTCACCACCTACACCATCACCGCACCGATCAGCGGCGTCGTCCTCAGTCGACAAGGAAGTGTCGGTGGCGTAGCCGCCGAAGGCCAGCCGCTGTTTGAGATCGGCGATCTGTCCAAGGTGTGGGTCGACCTGCATGTGTTCGGGGCCGATGCGCAGTACCTGCGTCCGGGCGTGGCCGTCACGGTCAGTCGCCTGTACGACAACGTCAGCGCTACGACGACCATCGAACGCGTGCTGCCCAGCACGTCAACGGCGAGCCAGAGCCTGGTCGCCCGTGCCGCACTGCCCAACGAGGATGGCTTCTGGCGTCCAGGCACCGCGGTCAAGGCGCAAATCACGATGTCCACCAGCGATGCGGGCGTCGTGATTCCGCAGTCGGCCATCCAGAGCATGGACGGCAAGGACGTGGTGTTTGTGCGTGACGGCGATACCTACACGGCGCGGCCGGTGAAGCTGGGTGATCGTGACTCCACGCAAGTGGCCGTGCTGGAAGGCGTGAAGGCCGGCGAGGACATCGTGGTGACCCAGAGCTACCTGGTCAAGGCGGACATCGAAAAGTCCGGCGCGACACACGCGCACTAA
- a CDS encoding CusA/CzcA family heavy metal efflux RND transporter: MLEKIIKVAINHRWLVMTLTVALIAIGIWSARQIPIDVTPDITNVQVQINTEAAGYSPLEAEQRVTFPIETAMAGLPKMEYFRSISRYGLSQVTVVFKDGTDIYFARQQVSERVAQVKAQMPEGIEPTLGPIATGMGEIFSYTIDADPKARKPDGTPYTATDLRTLQDWVIRPQLRNVPGVTEVNTMGGFKREVHVTPDPAKLRSLDLTFEDVVTALQANNQNVGAGYIERNGQQFLVRVPAQVSDIPAIQKIVVTRRDGVPIRVRDLANVADGEELRTGAATQNGHEVVLGSVVMLVGSNSRDVSQAAAAKLQEAAKSLPKGVTATPVYDRTSLVDRTITTVAKNLIEGALLVIVILFLLLGNFRAALITAAVIPLSMLFTLTGMERGGVSANLMSLGALDFGLIVDGAVIIIENCLRRFGERQHELGREMTLEERFEVASSASAEVIRPSLFGLGIITAVYLPIFALTGVEGKMFHPMAITVVLALTGAMILSLTFVPAAVAMLLGGKVEEKENWLMRWFRGRYEPLLDLSLRSGKLVAIGAIALLVGSGLLASRMGSEFVPSLDEGDFALQAMRIPGTSMTQSLGMQRIVEERLLQFPEVERVWSKIGTAEVASDPMPPSVADTFVMVKPRDQWPNPRKLKADLVAEVEAEMKKIPGNNYEFTQPIQMRTNELISGVRADVAINLYGDDLDTLLEVGQKIEAAARKVPGAADVRLEQAAGLPMLSVLPDRDALARYGLNPADVQRNVATAIGGEVAGQLFEGDRRFDIVVRLPEQQRLDPTALSALPISLTAAIAANQADESVGTQANAAQAQVVPLSSVARVEISEGANQINRENGKRRIIVTANVRDRDLGSFVSELQSTIDQQVTVPTGYWIEYGGSFEQLISASKRLSIVVPVTLVLIFALLFMAFGSAKDALIVFSGVPLALTGGVLALALRGIPLSISAGVGFIALSGVAVLNGLVMISFIRSLRESGQPMAEAIREGALTRLRPVLMTALVASLGFVPMALNVGAGSEVQRPLATVVIGGIISSTLLTLVVLPVFYRWVHTRFNRTPAHMKS; the protein is encoded by the coding sequence ATGCTCGAAAAAATCATAAAAGTCGCGATTAATCATCGCTGGCTGGTCATGACGTTGACGGTGGCCTTGATCGCCATCGGCATCTGGAGTGCCCGTCAGATCCCTATCGATGTCACCCCCGACATCACCAACGTCCAGGTTCAGATCAACACCGAAGCGGCCGGTTACTCGCCACTGGAGGCCGAGCAACGCGTCACGTTCCCCATCGAGACGGCCATGGCCGGTCTGCCGAAGATGGAGTACTTCCGCTCGATCTCCCGCTACGGGCTGTCCCAGGTCACCGTCGTGTTCAAGGACGGGACGGACATTTACTTTGCGCGTCAGCAGGTCTCCGAGCGCGTGGCGCAAGTGAAGGCGCAAATGCCCGAAGGTATCGAACCCACCCTGGGTCCGATTGCCACCGGTATGGGCGAGATCTTCTCCTACACCATCGATGCCGATCCCAAAGCCCGCAAACCCGATGGCACGCCCTACACCGCCACCGATCTGCGTACGCTGCAAGACTGGGTGATTCGTCCGCAACTACGCAACGTTCCGGGTGTGACCGAAGTCAACACCATGGGCGGCTTCAAGCGTGAGGTTCACGTCACGCCTGATCCTGCCAAGCTGCGCTCGCTGGACCTGACCTTTGAAGATGTAGTGACGGCCCTGCAGGCCAACAACCAGAACGTGGGCGCCGGCTACATCGAACGTAACGGCCAGCAGTTCCTGGTGCGTGTGCCGGCACAGGTCTCGGACATTCCTGCCATTCAGAAGATCGTCGTCACCCGTCGTGACGGTGTGCCCATTCGGGTTCGTGATCTGGCCAATGTGGCCGACGGTGAAGAACTGCGTACTGGTGCGGCAACCCAGAACGGCCACGAGGTCGTGCTCGGCTCGGTGGTCATGCTCGTGGGCTCCAACAGCCGTGACGTCTCCCAAGCCGCGGCCGCCAAGCTTCAGGAAGCGGCCAAGAGTCTGCCCAAGGGCGTTACTGCCACGCCGGTGTACGACCGTACCTCGCTGGTGGATCGCACGATTACCACGGTCGCCAAGAACCTGATCGAAGGCGCGTTGCTGGTCATCGTCATCCTGTTCCTGCTGCTAGGCAACTTCCGAGCTGCTCTGATCACGGCTGCGGTGATTCCACTGTCGATGCTGTTCACCTTGACCGGTATGGAGCGCGGTGGCGTGTCGGCCAACCTGATGAGCCTGGGCGCACTGGACTTCGGTCTGATCGTCGACGGCGCGGTCATCATCATCGAGAACTGCCTGCGTCGCTTTGGCGAACGTCAGCATGAACTCGGGCGTGAGATGACGCTGGAAGAGCGTTTTGAAGTGGCCTCCAGCGCATCGGCCGAAGTGATCCGACCGAGCTTGTTCGGTCTGGGCATCATCACCGCCGTCTACCTGCCGATCTTTGCCCTGACCGGTGTGGAAGGAAAGATGTTCCACCCGATGGCCATCACCGTGGTGCTGGCGCTGACGGGCGCGATGATCCTGTCCCTGACCTTCGTGCCCGCTGCCGTGGCGATGTTGCTCGGTGGCAAGGTCGAAGAGAAAGAGAACTGGCTGATGCGCTGGTTCCGTGGGCGCTACGAACCTTTGCTGGATCTGAGCCTGCGTAGCGGCAAGCTGGTGGCCATCGGTGCGATCGCCCTGCTGGTTGGCAGTGGGCTGCTCGCCTCTCGCATGGGTAGCGAGTTTGTTCCCAGCTTGGATGAGGGCGACTTCGCGCTTCAGGCCATGCGTATTCCCGGCACCAGCATGACCCAGTCCTTGGGCATGCAACGCATCGTGGAAGAACGTTTGCTGCAGTTCCCAGAAGTGGAGCGAGTGTGGTCGAAGATTGGTACGGCTGAGGTCGCCTCCGACCCGATGCCGCCGTCGGTGGCTGACACCTTCGTGATGGTCAAGCCGCGTGATCAGTGGCCCAACCCGCGCAAGCTCAAGGCGGACCTGGTGGCGGAAGTTGAGGCGGAGATGAAGAAGATCCCCGGCAACAACTACGAGTTCACCCAGCCGATCCAAATGCGTACCAACGAGCTGATTTCGGGCGTGCGCGCGGACGTGGCGATCAACCTGTACGGCGATGACCTGGATACGTTGCTGGAAGTGGGCCAGAAGATCGAGGCCGCCGCCCGCAAGGTACCCGGTGCAGCTGACGTTCGCCTGGAACAGGCTGCTGGCCTGCCCATGCTCTCGGTGCTGCCCGATCGGGATGCCTTGGCACGCTATGGCCTGAATCCGGCTGACGTGCAGCGCAACGTGGCCACGGCCATCGGGGGTGAAGTCGCCGGCCAGCTGTTTGAGGGTGATCGACGCTTCGACATCGTGGTCCGTTTGCCAGAACAGCAGCGACTGGATCCCACTGCGCTCTCAGCATTGCCCATCTCGCTGACGGCGGCCATCGCGGCCAACCAGGCTGATGAGTCGGTGGGTACACAGGCCAACGCCGCTCAGGCGCAGGTCGTACCGCTGAGTTCGGTGGCACGCGTGGAGATCTCCGAGGGAGCCAACCAGATCAATCGTGAGAACGGCAAGCGGCGCATCATCGTGACCGCCAATGTCCGTGACCGCGATCTGGGCAGCTTCGTCTCCGAACTGCAGTCCACCATCGATCAACAGGTGACGGTGCCTACCGGCTACTGGATCGAGTACGGCGGCAGCTTCGAGCAGCTGATCTCGGCCAGTAAGCGTCTGTCCATCGTGGTGCCGGTGACCCTGGTGCTGATCTTTGCCCTGCTATTCATGGCCTTTGGTTCGGCCAAGGACGCGCTCATCGTCTTCAGCGGTGTTCCGCTGGCCTTGACCGGTGGCGTGCTGGCGTTGGCGCTGCGCGGGATTCCTCTGTCGATCTCGGCGGGCGTGGGCTTTATCGCGCTCTCAGGTGTGGCGGTGCTCAACGGCCTGGTGATGATCAGCTTCATCCGAAGCCTCCGCGAGAGCGGTCAGCCGATGGCCGAAGCCATCCGCGAAGGTGCGCTCACGCGTCTGCGACCGGTCCTGATGACGGCGTTGGTGGCCTCGCTTGGCTTCGTGCCGATGGCCCTGAATGTCGGTGCGGGCTCGGAAGTGCAGCGTCCGCTGGCCACCGTGGTCATTGGCGGAATCATCTCCTCCACGTTGCTGACGCTGGTGGTACTACCGGTGTTCTACCGATGGGTGCACACCCGCTTCAATCGCACCCCGGCGCACATGAAATCGTGA